One Podarcis muralis chromosome 1, rPodMur119.hap1.1, whole genome shotgun sequence genomic window carries:
- the UPP2 gene encoding uridine phosphorylase 2 isoform X2, producing the protein MKAFAQFMHKELGLEGDGKDIKDICAGTDRYCMYKVGPVLSISHGMGVPSISIMLHELIKLLHHAKCRDVTIIRIGTSGGLGIEPGSVVITDTAVDSFFKPQFEQVILDNVVTRSTELDRDLAEELLECSTQIKDFPSLIGHTMCTDDFYEGQGRLDGALCSFSHEKKLEYLKRAYNAGVRNIEMESTVFAAMCRLCGLKAAVVCVTLLNRLEGDQITAPHEVLLDYQQRPQQLISLFIRKCLGLWNPNGLSEDVI; encoded by the exons ATGAAAGCTTTTGCTCAGTTCATGCATAAAGAACTTGGACTCGAAGGAGATGGCAAAGACATAAAAGATATTTGTGCCGGGACGGACCGATACTGCATGTACAAAGTCGGGCCGGTGCTCTCCATCAGT CATGGGATGGGTGTTCCATCCATTTCTATCATGCTTCATGAGCTAATCAAATTGCTACACCATGCAAAATGCCGTGATGTTACCATTATACGCATCGGTACTTCAGGGGGATTAG GGATTGAGCCTGGCTCTGTTGTAATAACAGACACGGCTGttgattctttttttaagccGCAGTTTGAGCAGGTGATATTGGACAATGTGGTAACGCGAAGCACGGAACTTGATCGAGACCTTGCTGAGGAACTACTTGAATGTAGCACACAGATTAAGGATTTCCCATCCCTCATTGGCCATACAATGTGCACTGATGATTTTTATGAGG GTCAGGGACGATTAGATGGAGCGTTGTGTTCCTTCTCCCATGAAAAAAAGCTGGAGTACTTAAAAAGAGCTTACAATGCTGGAGTTAGAAACATAGAAATGGAGTCTACTGTATTTGCTGCTATGTGCAGGCTTTGTGGCCTTAAAG CTGCAGTCGTCTGTGTGACTCTGCTTAATCGGCTTGAAGGAGACCAAATCACAGCACCTCACGAAGTTCTTCTGGATTACCAGCAACGACCTCAGCAGCTGATTTCATTGTTCATCAGAAAATGCCTTGGATTATGGAACCCTAATGGATTATCAGAAGATGTCATCTAG
- the UPP2 gene encoding uridine phosphorylase 2 isoform X1, producing the protein MTFLLAGASKTEMNSYNGNGLVYVMNPHLDLMDEDILYHLDLGTKTHNLPAMFGDTKFVCVGGSPNRMKAFAQFMHKELGLEGDGKDIKDICAGTDRYCMYKVGPVLSISHGMGVPSISIMLHELIKLLHHAKCRDVTIIRIGTSGGLGIEPGSVVITDTAVDSFFKPQFEQVILDNVVTRSTELDRDLAEELLECSTQIKDFPSLIGHTMCTDDFYEGQGRLDGALCSFSHEKKLEYLKRAYNAGVRNIEMESTVFAAMCRLCGLKAAVVCVTLLNRLEGDQITAPHEVLLDYQQRPQQLISLFIRKCLGLWNPNGLSEDVI; encoded by the exons ATGACATTTCTTTTAGCTGGAGCCAGCAAGACTGAAATGAACAGTTACAATGG gAATGGACTTGTTTATGTTATGAACCCTCACTTGGATTTAATGGATGAAGATATCCTTTATCACTTAGACTTAGGGACCAAAACGCACAATCTGCCAGCCATGTTTGGCGACACgaag TTTGTCTGCGTGGGTGGGAGCCCCAACAGAATGAAAGCTTTTGCTCAGTTCATGCATAAAGAACTTGGACTCGAAGGAGATGGCAAAGACATAAAAGATATTTGTGCCGGGACGGACCGATACTGCATGTACAAAGTCGGGCCGGTGCTCTCCATCAGT CATGGGATGGGTGTTCCATCCATTTCTATCATGCTTCATGAGCTAATCAAATTGCTACACCATGCAAAATGCCGTGATGTTACCATTATACGCATCGGTACTTCAGGGGGATTAG GGATTGAGCCTGGCTCTGTTGTAATAACAGACACGGCTGttgattctttttttaagccGCAGTTTGAGCAGGTGATATTGGACAATGTGGTAACGCGAAGCACGGAACTTGATCGAGACCTTGCTGAGGAACTACTTGAATGTAGCACACAGATTAAGGATTTCCCATCCCTCATTGGCCATACAATGTGCACTGATGATTTTTATGAGG GTCAGGGACGATTAGATGGAGCGTTGTGTTCCTTCTCCCATGAAAAAAAGCTGGAGTACTTAAAAAGAGCTTACAATGCTGGAGTTAGAAACATAGAAATGGAGTCTACTGTATTTGCTGCTATGTGCAGGCTTTGTGGCCTTAAAG CTGCAGTCGTCTGTGTGACTCTGCTTAATCGGCTTGAAGGAGACCAAATCACAGCACCTCACGAAGTTCTTCTGGATTACCAGCAACGACCTCAGCAGCTGATTTCATTGTTCATCAGAAAATGCCTTGGATTATGGAACCCTAATGGATTATCAGAAGATGTCATCTAG